The sequence below is a genomic window from Vidua macroura isolate BioBank_ID:100142 chromosome 10, ASM2450914v1, whole genome shotgun sequence.
GCCGCGCTCGTGCCGGTGCTTCTTGGCCGCCTCCGAGTGCTCGCGGGATTTGCTCTGCGAGCGGGAGCGGGACTTTTTCCGCTTGTGGCCGTGTCTGCTGCTGCCCTTGAGCTCCTCGCGGCCGTGCTTGGCCTTGGCGTGGGGCGAGCCGTGGTTGTGGTGCCGCCGGGGGCTCCCGCTGTGGCTGTGCGAGCGGCTGCGCGAGCGGGAGCTGTAGGTGCCCGACAGGCTCCGCCGGTTGTTGTAGCTGCAAGAGACAACAGTTAGAGCGTGTCCCCGCACCGGGAAAAGCAAACACGTCAGCGCTTAGAGCTCCCAAGGTACTGCAAGGAATCAGGCTCTGTCCCTCAGGGGTAAGTGAGGGAGGACAGGGAATGTCTCGGAACCTGCCCCATGGAAGGCTGGGGTCAGCCATGTGcgatttaaggtccttccaaccccaaccactCTTGTGAGTCTTTCAGTTGAGctcatttgaaaataaacagctcAAACTAAAACCAGAACGCAGCATCTTTTGTCCACCTTATCAAGGGTATTCCGTCAACACCACATCACAGATTAGGTGTTGCCTTTTTCCTTCAGTAACTACACTGAGATCCAAGTTGGCAGCCTCCAACTTATATGTGAGCCTGAAGATTCTTATGAAACCCCTATCTaaagccagcagctctccctgcatcCCCCTCCTCCTGTACCAtgggaggggcagagccctgaaGAGCCAGGCACTGCACCAGGAACACTGACACAGGGAGGCTGCACACCTGGGGcacttctccctccttccaagGGCACTGTGCTCCCAGAGACTGCTCTCACTTATAATGCAATCCTTGTGAAGACAAACACCAGCCCAGAACAGACTCCTCAAGTGCAGTACAGTTAGGACAGGCTAATTTTACAGCCTGAACTCTCAAGAGCAGCTCCACACACAGCACTGGGAGCCTCAAGTGAAGCCGAGCCTCCCCCTCCCTTTTGCTGGCGGGCACTCAGGAGCGCCCCTGAAGCCAGCAGCCCCcgagcagcccagccccactcaCTGCCTGCGGGGGCTGTGGGAGCGCGAGCGGGACTTTGtccgggagcgggagcggctgGCGCTTCGGCTGCTGCGGCTCCTCTTGCTCTCCTTCCTCAGCCTGCAGGGCACAAACCAAACTGCTCAGGCACTGACACGCCACAGGAGCTCGGCACGagctccctgcactgcagctggaaGCGTTGGTACTGAAGTGTTCTCTTAGCAGGAGAGTTTTACCTACCCGTTGTAAGGGCTCTTGGAGGTTTGCTGCCTCTCCTCCGGCTCTTTTTTAATGGTTTTGGTATTCACAGACACTGGAGATTTCTCCTCCGCTTTTACTTCTCTTGGGGAAGCTAAGAATTAGATTTCAATTCAAAATCAGTTCTTTATTCATCCTTTGTCATAAACACACTGTACATCACTCAGGCACCTTCACCAGGACTTGCACTAAGTGTAGATATGAACTCTACATCTATTATTTCATCCCACCTCTCCACTTATATTCACTCCTGGAATGGGGTATTTGTGGGGAAACCCTCTGCCCATGAAAAAGGAACAGAACTGGGACCTTCAGAGCACACAGCCATGCTCACCTGGGGCCAAAAGGTACAAAATAGAAGTTGCCCTTGTGCCCCACAGTACAGAACGTGTTACCTTGGCATTTATTTCCAATGCTATAGAAAGGATTAAGCCTGCCCAGCAAAATTAGGTTTCATCTTTACAATAATGGTACGAATATAAATGagtaacaaataaaattatccaGTTAATATGTCAGTCTGTCTCTACAGACAGTTGATGCAACCCAGAGATGGATTCACCCTCCATGGAAGGGCTGTTAAGCCCACCAGAGCTCCTGCTTTCAAACTCTTCCAACCTCGGCTCCCTCCTTGCAGAAAACACTTCCCTTGTTCTGTCAGAAATTCACACTGCCCAGCCCAAAGACGTCTGAACACTCAGGACTCCTCAGGAGAAACCATGAGAGTTCAGACAGACTGGCCAGCTCAAAATACATGTTCCATTTAATTCCCCGTGATGCCAAGGCAGTGCTGGGCCTCTCCCTCCTCCATTTCCTGCCCACCAGCTGTCTGCTCTCACTGCACCAAACAGTTGCCAAGCACATTAAAAACCAGGGAAGGAATTTTCAGATACCTGCTGCAAAATGGGCTATAAAGGCTATGGCAGCACCCCCAAATTAAATCCCAAAAGCCTCTCTTCACATCACAGAACACACAGCAACTCCTGCTTCATCATCTCATTCTCTTAAGGGTGTGTATTATTAATGTATCACTCTCTTATCCGTGGAAATGTGAAATAAAGCATCTCCTTTCTAATCTGGTTTCAAGGCTTTGAGACTGGTTTTAAAatctatgttaaaaaaaaaaaagtgaaaaaggtttttctgttcagaaaacAGACTTACATGGTTTGGATGCAGGAGAAAAGCCACCCAGTGTTGAGAGTGCTGGAGTTCCATCTGGATTTAAaccttttgctttcagttttgccTCCTGTAGtgccattttcctcttttctactTCTTTATCCAGAAATTCGTAATTGGGCTGTGGAGGTAACAACCAGGTAAGAAGCTGACCTaatgtaattaatattttatctcatttctgaaaaatactgaGTTGGCTTTTAATGATCTGTCCAGTAATGTAGCTTCCAGAATTTGTTCTCTTCTCAGAGCTGCCCTTCCCATTAGTACATCTGTATTAGGCATTCCCAAACTTTTCTGACAACCATAACTCAGCTCAAGCTGCACTGAGCATCAAGCAGCAAAGCCCAACATGTCAAACTCACCTTCTTTCTGGTATAAAGCTTCAGAGTTGTTAAGCAGATCTCCTGAATCTCCTCTTCCGTGGTGCCAAAGAGCAGGAACCAGTGGGGACGGGTAGGCAGCGGGATCTGAAAATCAAACAAGGAGAAGCTCACTGGAGATTTCAGGTCAGGTTTTGttgaaatatttccatgaaTTTCCTTgaaaccagagcagcagcactgcaaggcagagctcagtgcagGCAGGGCTCACCTGCAGGGCTCTAGCAGCGAGGTAAATGCACGCACACGCGATGGTCTCCGGCTGGAAGCGAACAAACACGTTCGTCCGGAGGCTGTCGTTCATGTAATtcctgaaaaaacaaagcagcacaggttgcAACtccagtttgcttttcttttagaGGATAACAATACTGGAGACTCAATtgactttattattttttctgttgtgacATTAAACGTGTGATTTCTTTCAGGTTGTGCTGGATGTTTACATGTGTCACTCCGTGACAGtctgcagcactgccactgtTTGAAACCCCAAGGCAATAATGTGCAGCAGTAAATCCAAGCAGTGTGGAACAGCCACTTCCTAGCTGAAGTTACCCTGGGAAGTGGCCACTCAGTTACAATTTAACAAGTACTTTGCATCCGTCCAGCTGATTGTCTTAAACACCAGTGGGTTTGTATTTAAAGATCAATGTAGAACTCAAGAGCCATCAGGAGAGCAAGGTGCATTTTCAACCTACCATTGTCCAGAGGCTACATGCAAGCTGCAGAGTTTGTAAAACTCTGAGTGCATTTAAATTTTGTGTGCTTTGAGTCACTTCATCCAGGGAGATGCATCCCATTTGCTCACTGAGTGTTGGAAAAGATCTGTGAGTTAGAACTGGGCCCTGatgtcctgagctgctgctgttgcacagggctggcactgccagtaACACGTGCCCAGAGATGGggtgagcagcagagctccttgGATTTCCAAATTCCCAACATGGGAGAGAGAGCAGCAGTCAGTCAGTGAGGACTCTACACCCccatgcccagcctggctgctaaGTGAACATGCTGCATGCACTGTCACCCTCTGTTTAACTCAAGTTTAAAATCTAAATCAATCAAAGAAACACTGGCAGAATGGTCCCCCACGTGTCCTTTTAACATACAGCAGGTAGGCAACAAAGACATTGAGAAACAGTTGTAACAGTTACTTCTAGAACCAAATATACAAATCCTGGCGCCAGGACAGAACTAGGAGGTGCTGCCCGATGGCTTTGGGTGACGGCAGTGAACTCGCTGAGGCTTGCACTGGAGAGAAGGGCAGCCaaagcagccatccccaggTCATGGGCTGAGGTGCAGAGGGCAGAGCTCTATGACTTACCAGCAGGGACTACCCTTCAATCAAAGAgtagaaaaaagaacaaagt
It includes:
- the CCNL1 gene encoding cyclin-L1 isoform X1 translates to MAAAHPGPAAPAPPPPPPPPAAAPPGILIGDRLYSEVSLTIDHSLIPEERLSPTPSMQDGLDLQCETDLRILGCELIQAAGILLRLPQVAMATGQVLFHRFFYSKSFVKHSFEIVAMACINLASKIEEAPRRIRDVINVFHHLRQLRAKRTPSPLILDQNYINTKNQVIKAERRVLKELGFCVHVKHPHKIIVMYLQVLECERNQTLVQTAWNYMNDSLRTNVFVRFQPETIACACIYLAARALQIPLPTRPHWFLLFGTTEEEIQEICLTTLKLYTRKKPNYEFLDKEVEKRKMALQEAKLKAKGLNPDGTPALSTLGGFSPASKPSSPREVKAEEKSPVSVNTKTIKKEPEERQQTSKSPYNGLRKESKRSRSSRSASRSRSRTKSRSRSHSPRRHYNNRRSLSGTYSSRSRSRSHSHSGSPRRHHNHGSPHAKAKHGREELKGSSRHGHKRKKSRSRSQSKSREHSEAAKKHRHERGHHRERRERSRSFERSHKGGKHHGSGRSGHGRHRR